Proteins encoded together in one Phyllobacterium zundukense window:
- a CDS encoding phosphodiesterase codes for MKLIHLTDLHLVRPGAMLFGFDPAERLRKTIARINRDHADAELCVVTGDLTDEGDFASYELLRDVLRDLRVPTRLLLGNHDSRENFVRAFPGEPRDESGFVQSVHESSAGRLIFLDTLVEGSGHGALDEGRLEWLLARFTEKPEAPTFLFVHHQLQPIGLPHFEPWNTENWRHNMRAIVGAGNVRHIFHGHVHVDVGGTWSGIPFSASRGVAHQIIPNFTRRDADFVEDAPAFDIALIDADGVLVHRLEVSDRHVVEISAAGPVPEGEQ; via the coding sequence ATGAAACTCATTCATCTGACTGACCTCCACCTTGTACGCCCGGGCGCAATGCTCTTTGGCTTCGACCCTGCCGAACGGTTGCGAAAAACCATCGCGCGTATCAACCGTGATCACGCCGACGCCGAGCTCTGCGTCGTGACCGGCGATCTCACTGACGAGGGAGACTTCGCTTCCTACGAACTGCTGCGCGACGTGCTGCGGGACCTGCGCGTACCCACCCGGCTTCTGCTCGGCAATCACGACAGCCGTGAGAACTTCGTGCGCGCCTTTCCCGGTGAACCGCGCGATGAAAGCGGCTTCGTCCAGTCGGTCCACGAGAGCTCCGCGGGACGCCTCATCTTCCTCGACACCCTTGTGGAGGGTTCCGGCCATGGCGCGCTGGACGAGGGGCGGCTCGAATGGCTGCTGGCGCGGTTTACCGAGAAGCCGGAAGCGCCCACTTTTCTCTTCGTCCATCATCAGCTGCAGCCGATCGGTTTGCCGCATTTTGAACCATGGAACACAGAGAACTGGCGTCACAACATGCGGGCAATCGTTGGGGCCGGCAATGTGCGGCACATCTTCCACGGTCATGTGCATGTCGATGTCGGCGGTACGTGGAGTGGCATCCCCTTCAGCGCAAGCCGCGGCGTTGCGCATCAGATCATTCCGAATTTCACGCGCAGGGATGCGGATTTCGTCGAGGACGCGCCGGCCTTCGACATCGCGCTGATAGACGCTGATGGCGTCCTGGTCCATCGCTTGGAAGTGAGCGACCGCCACGTGGTTGAGATCTCCGCTGCAGGTCCAGTTCCGGAGGGCGAACAATGA
- a CDS encoding HAD family hydrolase, which yields MNQQNFYELVIFDCDGVLIDSETLASRIDAEELTRIGYPTSYSDVVLRFTGLSSATMRKMIEEDWGRALPSDFDTIVQSRIKESYRTELQAISGIDRLLHQLPLPRCVASSSAPDKLRLGLELTGLWTHFDPHVFSSVMVKAGKPAPDLFLFAATQMGIAPARCVVVEDSIAGVRAGVAAEMTVIGFTAGGHCLEDHGQRLLSAGAAVVATSAEELGPLLMMSEVYATPKMAEG from the coding sequence ATGAACCAACAGAATTTTTATGAACTGGTCATCTTCGATTGCGACGGCGTTCTGATCGATAGCGAGACGCTGGCAAGTCGCATCGACGCTGAGGAACTGACCCGCATCGGCTATCCGACGTCTTATTCTGATGTGGTTCTACGCTTCACCGGCCTGTCGTCGGCGACCATGCGGAAGATGATCGAGGAAGACTGGGGCCGTGCCCTGCCGAGCGACTTCGATACCATCGTGCAATCCCGGATCAAGGAAAGCTATCGGACGGAATTGCAAGCGATCAGTGGCATTGACCGGCTCCTGCACCAGTTGCCATTACCGCGCTGCGTCGCCTCGAGCAGCGCGCCGGACAAGCTGCGACTTGGTCTTGAACTGACCGGGCTTTGGACGCACTTCGATCCACACGTCTTCAGCTCGGTCATGGTAAAGGCCGGCAAGCCGGCACCGGACCTGTTCCTGTTCGCCGCAACCCAGATGGGCATTGCGCCGGCGCGCTGCGTCGTGGTGGAAGACAGCATTGCCGGCGTTCGCGCAGGTGTCGCGGCAGAAATGACCGTGATTGGTTTCACGGCAGGCGGCCATTGCCTTGAGGACCACGGTCAACGATTGCTCTCAGCCGGCGCTGCAGTCGTTGCGACATCGGCAGAAGAGTTGGGTCCGCTGCTGATGATGAGCGAGGTTTACGCGACTCCCAAGATGGCAGAAGGCTGA
- a CDS encoding dihydrodipicolinate synthase family protein → MTLFRGLSAFPLTPTDAEGHVDTDALARFLERIHHAGADSIGLLGSTGGYAYLTREQRKRAVQVAVECIGGKTPLVVGVGALRTDEAKALARDAKSAGADGLLLAPMSYVPLKDDEVFRHFVAVAEAGNLPLCIYNNPSTTHFTFSDALIARLSAVSNIVAVKMPLAANDDYAGELARLRQITPDTFSIGYSGDWGAADALLAGCDTWYSVAAGLLAAPALALTRAAQSGDAVEAARLNHAFEPLWTLFKRHGSFRVMFVIAERRA, encoded by the coding sequence ATGACTTTGTTTCGTGGACTGTCGGCGTTCCCCCTCACTCCAACCGATGCCGAGGGGCATGTCGACACCGATGCGCTGGCTCGCTTTCTCGAGCGGATTCATCACGCCGGCGCAGATTCCATCGGCCTGCTCGGCAGCACGGGCGGCTATGCCTACCTCACGAGGGAGCAACGGAAGCGTGCGGTCCAGGTCGCCGTGGAATGCATCGGCGGCAAAACGCCTCTTGTCGTGGGTGTGGGAGCATTGCGTACCGACGAGGCTAAGGCGTTGGCGCGCGATGCCAAATCCGCTGGCGCTGACGGCCTGCTCCTCGCACCCATGTCCTACGTTCCCCTAAAAGACGACGAAGTCTTCCGGCACTTCGTTGCCGTGGCCGAGGCGGGAAACCTGCCTTTGTGCATATACAACAATCCAAGCACCACGCACTTCACATTCAGCGATGCATTGATCGCCCGGCTTTCAGCGGTGTCCAACATCGTCGCCGTAAAAATGCCTCTGGCGGCAAATGACGATTATGCGGGGGAACTGGCACGCCTGCGGCAGATCACCCCTGACACGTTCTCGATCGGATACAGCGGCGATTGGGGTGCGGCCGATGCCTTGCTTGCCGGATGTGACACCTGGTACAGCGTTGCGGCAGGTCTGCTGGCGGCCCCGGCGCTTGCGCTGACGCGTGCGGCGCAGTCAGGGGACGCTGTCGAAGCCGCGCGGTTGAACCACGCTTTCGAACCGCTCTGGACCCTGTTCAAGCGGCACGGCAGCTTCCGCGTCATGTTCGTCATCGCCGAGCGCAGGGCATAG
- a CDS encoding LysE family translocator, which translates to MNVDVHQLLIVYAAYVIAAGSPGPSNMRIMGVAMARGRGAALMLASGVVSGSIFWGLMASTGISALLARYAQALIVLQIFGGLYLLFLAFKAGRSALTSNEKLAARASADEVTLSPGALYRRGLVMHLANPKSVLAWIALVTLGIGPNSSWQSIAAILSGCAVLSVAIFCGYAIVFSTPPMVALYRRCRRWIESLLAMFFAFAGLRMLLSRI; encoded by the coding sequence ATGAATGTCGATGTCCATCAGTTGCTCATAGTCTACGCAGCATATGTCATCGCCGCGGGAAGCCCCGGCCCGAGCAACATGCGCATTATGGGCGTGGCGATGGCTCGCGGCAGAGGTGCCGCGCTCATGCTCGCCTCGGGCGTTGTCAGCGGCTCGATCTTCTGGGGTCTGATGGCCTCGACGGGCATCTCCGCCTTGTTGGCCAGGTACGCCCAGGCGCTGATCGTTCTCCAGATTTTCGGGGGCCTCTATCTGCTATTCCTCGCCTTCAAGGCGGGACGTTCGGCCCTCACGTCAAACGAGAAGCTGGCAGCGCGCGCGTCTGCCGACGAAGTCACTCTTTCACCGGGTGCGCTCTATCGAAGGGGTCTCGTGATGCATTTGGCGAACCCAAAATCCGTGCTGGCATGGATCGCGCTGGTAACACTGGGGATCGGCCCGAATTCCTCATGGCAGAGCATTGCTGCGATATTGAGTGGCTGCGCCGTCCTGAGTGTCGCGATCTTCTGCGGCTACGCCATCGTTTTCTCCACACCCCCGATGGTGGCTCTGTATCGCCGCTGTCGTCGCTGGATCGAAAGTCTGCTGGCGATGTTTTTCGCGTTTGCAGGGCTGCGCATGCTGCTCTCCCGTATTTAG
- a CDS encoding B3/4 domain-containing protein, which produces MFEKPVIDGRIQNIAPGFRAVSVHVDANSAGEGRFDPRLLAEACDCVLAGGPAWAETHLASWSDAYVRFGAKPNRTPCSAQALRKRVLKDGSIPTINPIVDLYNAISLKYAIPVGGENYDSYVGRPFLTIADGTETFDTVMNGEEVIDPPLSGEVVWRDDNGVTCRRWNWRQGTRTRLEATRGRMWFILEALETMPDEALAEATDALVEGLNALMPGCTIVSQTIAIAK; this is translated from the coding sequence ATGTTTGAGAAACCCGTCATCGACGGTCGAATACAGAATATTGCACCCGGATTCAGAGCAGTGAGCGTCCACGTCGATGCCAATTCCGCAGGAGAAGGGCGTTTCGATCCTCGATTGCTCGCTGAAGCCTGCGATTGCGTGTTGGCGGGTGGGCCGGCTTGGGCAGAAACTCATCTGGCGAGTTGGTCCGACGCCTATGTCCGCTTTGGGGCGAAGCCGAACCGCACGCCATGCTCAGCCCAGGCCCTGAGAAAGCGTGTCCTCAAGGACGGTAGCATTCCGACAATCAACCCGATCGTCGATCTCTACAACGCCATCAGCCTCAAATACGCAATCCCGGTGGGCGGCGAGAACTACGACTCCTATGTCGGGAGACCCTTCCTGACGATCGCGGACGGGACGGAAACGTTCGACACCGTAATGAATGGGGAGGAGGTCATCGATCCGCCTTTGTCGGGAGAGGTCGTCTGGCGCGACGACAACGGTGTAACCTGCAGACGCTGGAACTGGCGACAAGGAACTCGAACCCGCCTGGAGGCCACAAGAGGCCGGATGTGGTTCATATTGGAGGCTTTGGAGACCATGCCCGACGAAGCGCTGGCGGAGGCGACGGATGCCTTGGTTGAAGGGCTGAATGCGTTGATGCCGGGCTGCACGATCGTGAGCCAAACAATCGCCATCGCCAAGTGA
- a CDS encoding PLP-dependent aminotransferase family protein, translating to MLTQIEAGVYGVGDTLPSSRSLAEELGVSRTTVTTAFDQLISEGYVQVQQGRKATVASAGRLSQVTPSDRSAIAARQLSAYATRTMAQPSNSTAGKPQLKFDFRYGDVAAVDFPKTPWRKALNTAFLMHRDRLGYDDPAGSRSLREALQSYVWRSRGISCNLGQILVVNGSQQALDLCARVLVNPGDGVVVEDPCYAMAKNVMLAVGANTVAVPCGAHGMDTTKLPEAGDIAVAYVTPSHQFPLGGVLPAAHRQALMEWAASANTYVIEDDYDGEYRYDVGPIPPLYLSGQGRVIYVGTVSKTLSPTLRLGYIVLPHPLVEAFVHCKQIADRHTSTFEQEALAALIETGAYERHVRKMRRLNAERRAVFLASMTRAFADDIEIVGTTAGLHVVVWFNTMRSKDEERFADTARNHDVGIYPVTRLFSSPTDERAGYIFGYASMSVDQLAKGVEKLHCVYLDRVGNAEPLRGTAGDNGKFLMVR from the coding sequence TTGCTCACGCAGATCGAAGCCGGAGTATACGGTGTCGGCGACACTTTGCCTTCGAGCCGCTCGCTTGCGGAAGAACTGGGTGTTTCAAGGACAACGGTGACCACCGCTTTTGACCAGCTCATTTCGGAGGGTTATGTCCAGGTACAGCAGGGTCGAAAAGCAACGGTTGCGTCCGCAGGGCGGCTGAGTCAAGTTACCCCGTCCGACCGTTCGGCGATCGCCGCTCGCCAGCTTTCGGCCTATGCAACTCGCACGATGGCTCAGCCGTCGAACAGCACCGCCGGGAAGCCACAGCTCAAATTCGATTTCCGCTACGGGGATGTCGCAGCGGTGGACTTTCCAAAGACACCCTGGCGAAAAGCGCTGAACACCGCCTTCCTCATGCATCGCGACAGATTGGGATACGATGATCCGGCCGGAAGCCGATCCTTGCGGGAGGCTTTGCAGAGCTATGTCTGGCGGTCAAGGGGCATCAGCTGCAATCTCGGCCAAATCTTAGTTGTGAACGGATCGCAGCAGGCACTGGACCTCTGCGCGCGGGTCCTTGTCAATCCCGGCGACGGGGTCGTGGTCGAAGACCCGTGCTATGCCATGGCAAAAAACGTCATGCTCGCCGTCGGAGCAAACACCGTTGCTGTGCCCTGTGGCGCTCATGGCATGGACACCACGAAGCTTCCCGAGGCTGGCGACATCGCGGTGGCGTACGTGACTCCGAGCCACCAGTTTCCCCTGGGAGGAGTTTTGCCTGCTGCGCATCGCCAAGCATTGATGGAGTGGGCCGCTTCGGCGAATACCTATGTTATCGAGGACGACTACGACGGCGAGTATCGGTACGACGTTGGCCCCATACCGCCTCTATATCTGTCTGGACAAGGCCGCGTCATCTACGTCGGAACGGTCTCGAAGACCCTGTCACCAACGCTCAGGCTTGGATACATCGTGCTCCCGCATCCACTTGTCGAGGCGTTCGTCCACTGCAAGCAGATCGCCGATCGGCACACCTCCACGTTCGAGCAAGAAGCTCTCGCGGCGCTGATCGAGACTGGCGCTTATGAGCGACATGTCCGCAAGATGAGGAGACTGAACGCGGAAAGACGCGCTGTATTTCTAGCGTCAATGACCCGCGCTTTTGCCGACGACATCGAGATCGTCGGCACGACCGCGGGACTTCACGTCGTCGTGTGGTTCAACACGATGCGCTCCAAGGACGAGGAGCGTTTTGCCGATACCGCTCGAAACCATGACGTCGGAATCTATCCTGTCACACGCCTGTTCTCATCCCCGACTGATGAGCGAGCCGGATATATTTTCGGCTATGCGTCCATGTCCGTCGACCAACTCGCCAAGGGAGTGGAGAAGTTGCACTGCGTCTACCTCGACCGTGTCGGCAATGCGGAGCCTCTGCGCGGGACCGCGGGCGACAACGGGAAGTTTTTGATGGTCAGATAG
- a CDS encoding cold-shock protein, protein MPTGTVKFFNDDKGFGFITPENGGTDVFVHVSSLQRGGSLREGDKVSFEVGQDRKTGKSKAENVSVL, encoded by the coding sequence ATGCCCACTGGTACTGTTAAATTTTTCAATGACGACAAGGGATTTGGTTTTATTACACCCGAGAATGGTGGAACGGATGTCTTCGTTCACGTCTCTTCCTTGCAGCGAGGCGGCTCGCTCAGAGAAGGTGACAAGGTCAGCTTCGAGGTAGGCCAGGACCGCAAGACCGGGAAGTCGAAGGCCGAGAACGTCAGCGTGCTTTAA